Proteins encoded together in one Benincasa hispida cultivar B227 chromosome 1, ASM972705v1, whole genome shotgun sequence window:
- the LOC120070603 gene encoding protein LAZY 1-like — translation MKLLGWMHRKFKQNSGQPLKDFVVGQQASDHDQQYFPRTSINNPLKQAQRDLDAARSDEDYEEESLISISEIFPGFLAIGTLGSSEPATPKFSISIDHITERDQTEVTKNELKLINDELEKVLEADAKHDDGGSRRDSHVSKVLEGQPESNNVESGDTMVCPLQGYLFGSAVELSTTMAKKENRTSLGELFQRSKVLEEGGGGRCEKDDQKQVEKEGDKCGMQFIKKKLKKKMFSAASKSSLSSTASGGVLDVSNATKLHKILHLFNRKVYPAESIAMAKGKGDHKAQKNDKKKKTTTTVDGLSVLNRNKEERTSTGEDNMIYPKKLILKQTLQSYQTRSVPPQFSDDICDDDVDSNWNKEQ, via the exons ATGAAG TTATTAGGATGGATGCACCGCAAGTTCAAGCAAAACAGTGGCCAACCACTCAAAGATTTTGTCGTTG GCCAACAAGCAAGTGATCATGACCAACAATATTTCCCAAGAACAAGCATCAATAACCCTTTGAAACAAGCCCAAAGAGACCTAGATGCTGCAAGATCAGATGAAGACTATGAAGAAGAATCCCTAATCTCCATATCTGAAATCTTCCCAGGCTTTCTTGCCATTGGAACCCTAGGCTCTTCTGAACCAGCAACCCCAAAATTCTCCATCTCCATTGACCACATTACTGAAAGAGATCAAACTGAAGTCACAAAGAATGAGCTGAAGCTGATCAATGATGAGCTCGAGAAGGTGCTCGAGGCTGATGCAAAACACGACGATGGCGGGTCGAGGCGGGACAGCCACGTGAGCAAAGTGTTGGAAGGACAACCTGAGAGCAATAATGTCGAAAGTGGCGACACTATGGTTTGCCCACTTCAAGGGTATTTGTTCGGGTCGGCAGTCGAGCTGTCAACGACAATGGCAAAGAAGGAGAACCGGACCTCGCTTGGGGAGCTGTTTCAGAGAAGCAAGGTATTAGAGGAAGGTGGAGGAGGAAGATGTGAGAAGGATGACCAAAAGCAAGTAGAGAAGGAAGGGGATAAGTGTGGGATGCAATTCATAAAAAAGAAGCTAAAGAAAAAGATGTTTAGTGCTGCTTCTAAAAGCTCTTTAAGTTCAACTGCTTCTGGTGGAGTATTAGATGTTTCTAATGCAACTAAACTGCACAAG ATTCTTCATTTGTTCAACAGGAAAGTTTATCCAGCTGAAAGCATCGCAATGGCTAAAGGAAAAGGGGATCATAAGGCACAAAAGaatgacaaaaagaaaaaaacaacaaccACCGTTGATGGATTATCAGTCCTTAATAGGAACAAAGAAGAAAGAACCTCGACAGGTGAAGACAACATGATCTATCCAAAAAAGCTCATCTTAAAGCAAACCTTACAAAGCTACCAAACCCGATCTGTTCCTCCACAGTTCTCCGACGACATTTGTGATGACGATGTCGATTCCAATTGGAACAAGGAGCAATGA